A section of the Spirosoma pollinicola genome encodes:
- a CDS encoding Y-family DNA polymerase: MYAHFDALSFYASCHISFQHPLRKQPVIVLSNNDGNVVAQNGIAKQLGITRGTPFFKIKELVGQQGIHVFSSTYPLYGDMSRRIFAIVGRFIERVEVYSIDEGFFDLAGYEAIYPDLRELAQTIQSTTYRSSRIPINIGIAPTKTLCKVATWFAKKCPEHKGICVLDTPAKISQALDEFGIGDLWGIGDRYERLLLANGIQTAAQLRNLPDDWIRQFLTVTGLRLVYELRGQPCKALEIEPARKKSICTAPSFGMPVSGLEPLREAVTTYLSRAAVKLRNQASAAGYITVFLHTNYFRTNDRQYSNSRTVKLPHHSCSDAELIRYGLAALESIYREGYNFQKVGIMLTDLVDWDHRQFSVFDVEPDERWKRVYSAVDRINHRYGRGRVRLASQGFTESAWLMKQNFRSPCYTTRWKDILVVK; this comes from the coding sequence ATGTACGCTCATTTTGACGCCTTGTCGTTTTACGCCAGTTGTCACATTTCGTTTCAGCACCCGCTCCGCAAACAGCCCGTTATTGTTTTATCCAACAACGACGGTAACGTAGTGGCGCAAAATGGGATTGCCAAACAGTTAGGGATTACCCGTGGAACTCCTTTTTTCAAAATTAAGGAGTTGGTTGGTCAGCAGGGTATTCACGTCTTCTCAAGCACGTACCCGTTATACGGAGATATGTCGAGACGAATTTTTGCCATCGTTGGCCGGTTCATCGAACGCGTGGAGGTGTATTCGATTGATGAGGGCTTCTTCGATCTGGCGGGTTATGAGGCTATCTATCCCGATTTACGGGAACTGGCGCAGACGATCCAGTCCACGACGTACCGTAGTAGCCGCATACCCATAAATATCGGCATTGCGCCCACCAAAACACTCTGCAAGGTAGCCACATGGTTTGCCAAAAAATGTCCCGAACATAAAGGTATATGCGTACTGGATACCCCGGCCAAGATCAGTCAGGCATTGGATGAGTTTGGAATAGGAGACTTATGGGGCATTGGGGATCGCTACGAACGATTGCTTTTAGCGAACGGTATCCAGACGGCAGCTCAGCTGCGTAATTTACCGGATGACTGGATCAGGCAGTTTCTGACGGTTACCGGGCTTCGACTGGTGTATGAACTGCGGGGCCAGCCTTGTAAAGCGCTGGAGATCGAACCCGCCAGAAAGAAATCTATTTGCACGGCTCCCAGCTTCGGCATGCCGGTGAGCGGCCTGGAGCCGCTTCGTGAGGCGGTTACTACGTATCTCTCCAGAGCGGCCGTTAAACTGCGAAACCAGGCATCAGCAGCCGGATACATTACCGTGTTTCTACACACGAATTATTTCCGTACCAATGACCGGCAGTACTCCAACAGTCGCACGGTAAAGTTACCTCATCACAGCTGCAGCGATGCTGAACTGATCCGATACGGGCTGGCCGCTTTGGAGTCCATTTACCGGGAGGGGTACAATTTTCAGAAAGTGGGTATTATGCTGACGGATCTGGTGGATTGGGACCATCGGCAGTTTAGTGTCTTTGACGTTGAACCCGATGAGCGCTGGAAACGGGTTTATTCAGCCGTTGACCGCATCAATCATCGGTACGGACGTGGGCGGGTCAGACTGGCCAGCCAGGGCTTTACGGAATCGGCCTGGCTTATGAAGCAAAATTTTCGTTCACCCTGCTACACTACCCGGTGGAAGGATATTCTCGTGGTAAAATAA
- a CDS encoding LexA family protein, whose protein sequence is MKTRVRTRFTIRKAGIKSRLRIPLFLSRVHCGFPSPATDYLENVLDLNELCIVHPDDTYFVRVEGNSMVNPRARLDSRIDDGDILVVDCLIEPVDGQVIVAFVNEGYVVRRMKRVGEMLLLKADNPSYEPIYMHPGDPGEDSFVFGTVVWVFFKPSILP, encoded by the coding sequence ATGAAAACAAGGGTCAGAACCCGATTTACAATTAGAAAAGCTGGCATAAAAAGTCGGTTAAGAATACCGTTATTTCTTTCACGCGTCCACTGCGGGTTTCCCTCGCCGGCGACCGATTATTTGGAAAACGTCTTGGATTTGAACGAGTTGTGTATCGTCCATCCTGACGATACCTATTTTGTTCGAGTTGAAGGAAACAGTATGGTCAATCCGCGTGCCCGACTCGATTCCAGGATTGATGACGGGGATATTCTGGTGGTGGATTGTCTGATTGAGCCTGTCGATGGTCAGGTTATTGTGGCGTTTGTGAATGAGGGATACGTTGTCAGGCGTATGAAGCGGGTAGGGGAGATGTTGCTGCTGAAAGCAGACAATCCAAGCTACGAGCCAATCTATATGCACCCGGGTGACCCAGGGGAGGACTCCTTTGTGTTTGGAACCGTTGTCTGGGTATTTTTTAAACCATCGATCTTGCCCTAA
- the dinB gene encoding DNA polymerase IV produces the protein MAQEQTQFRKIIHVDMDAFYASVEQRDNPDLRGKPVAVGGSRQRGVVAAASYEARTYGVRSAMASSIAIRKCPDLLFVKPRFEVYKAVSAQIRTVFAQYTDLIEPLSLDEAYLDVTASLPDGCTATQLAQTIKEQIKARTQLTASAGVSYNKFLAKLASDYRKPDGLFVIKPHQGLAFVEKLLVGQFHGIGRVTADKMNQLGIFTGMDLRARSELFLNEHFGKAGAYFYSIARAIDQRPVTPNRERKSVGAETTFEQDLTDYAAIADQLSPLVIRVWAYCERTGMVGRTVTLKVKYADFQQITRSRTMLTAVTNLSQLQQLSMDLLSGIQDLTKGVRLVGISLSSFQTIQALPSGQLMLDL, from the coding sequence ATGGCGCAGGAACAGACTCAATTTCGTAAAATTATCCACGTCGATATGGACGCCTTTTACGCATCGGTTGAGCAGCGCGATAATCCTGACTTACGCGGAAAGCCTGTGGCCGTTGGCGGCTCCCGTCAGCGGGGTGTTGTCGCGGCAGCCAGCTATGAAGCCCGAACCTATGGCGTACGTTCGGCAATGGCCTCGTCGATCGCGATCCGGAAGTGCCCTGACCTACTATTTGTCAAGCCGCGATTTGAGGTATATAAAGCCGTATCGGCTCAGATTCGGACTGTGTTTGCTCAGTATACGGATTTGATTGAACCGCTCTCACTCGATGAAGCGTATCTGGATGTAACGGCTAGCCTACCCGATGGGTGCACCGCTACGCAACTGGCGCAAACCATTAAGGAGCAGATTAAAGCACGAACCCAATTAACGGCATCAGCGGGGGTTTCCTATAATAAATTCTTAGCTAAATTAGCCTCGGACTATCGAAAACCGGATGGACTATTTGTCATCAAACCACACCAGGGCCTGGCATTTGTCGAAAAACTTCTGGTTGGCCAGTTTCATGGTATTGGCCGCGTAACGGCCGATAAAATGAATCAGCTGGGCATCTTTACGGGGATGGATTTACGGGCGCGGAGCGAACTATTCTTAAACGAGCATTTTGGCAAGGCAGGTGCTTACTTTTATTCCATAGCGCGCGCTATTGATCAGCGGCCGGTTACGCCCAATCGGGAACGGAAGTCAGTGGGCGCTGAAACAACGTTTGAGCAGGATTTGACCGATTATGCCGCTATAGCGGATCAGTTAAGCCCACTAGTCATACGAGTGTGGGCTTACTGTGAACGCACGGGTATGGTAGGCAGAACGGTCACGTTAAAAGTCAAGTACGCGGATTTTCAGCAGATTACCCGAAGTCGGACAATGCTCACGGCCGTCACTAATTTATCTCAGCTACAACAACTGAGTATGGACTTGCTATCGGGAATCCAGGACTTAACAAAAGGGGTACGACTGGTGGGCATCAGTCTGTCCAGCTTTCAAACGATTCAGGCATTACCCAGCGGTCAATTAATGTTAGATTTGTAG